A single window of Thiomicrorhabdus immobilis DNA harbors:
- a CDS encoding N-acetylglutaminylglutamine amidotransferase: protein MCGICGEIYWNGQQASKQNISPMLEAMQRRGPDDEGVWLSEHVGLGHRRLAIIDLTSAGHQPMVDEALTLVFNGCIYNYEALKRELEELGQVFNTHSDTEVILKAYRQWGMDCVTRFEGMFAFAIWDDEQHQLLMARDRIGIKPLYYAPIEGGVRFASNTQALLATDGIDTSIDPVGLHHQLTLHAVIPAPNTILKGIKKLEPGHWLIVNPDGQMYKKRYWHLEAKRPERLNDLPAPKTDKEWIDAVHASLKEAVHKRLTASDVPVGVLLSGGLDSSLVVAMLAEAGVKNIKTFSIGFEDAPEEKGNEFEFSDLVVERYQTDHKKYLISNDEVLPRLHEAVEAMSEPMVGQDAVAFYLLSEQVSQDVKVVMSGQGADEVFGGYFWYAKMAEAGKNIDLKSPQQAVSAFAPFYFDRSHQEWLEVVNPEYHLHDVTSDYVGDCLTEEGAETFLDQVLRFDVTTLIVDDPVKRVDNMTMAWGLEARVPFLDHKLVEVAMAAPDNLKLLNDGKHILKEIGRGIVPDEIIDRPKVAFPMPALKYVRGEFFEYMKTLLTSPQAQKRGIFNQKKLAELLANPEAPQAFTAIQGSKLWHAALLEFWLQKHVDKTI, encoded by the coding sequence ATGTGTGGTATTTGCGGTGAAATCTATTGGAACGGACAACAAGCTTCTAAACAAAATATCTCTCCAATGCTTGAGGCTATGCAACGAAGAGGGCCTGATGATGAAGGTGTATGGTTAAGTGAGCATGTCGGTTTAGGACACCGCCGTTTAGCCATCATTGATTTAACATCAGCAGGGCATCAGCCGATGGTCGATGAGGCCTTGACACTGGTATTTAACGGCTGCATCTATAATTATGAGGCGTTAAAGAGAGAACTTGAAGAGTTGGGGCAGGTCTTTAACACCCATTCAGATACCGAAGTTATCTTAAAAGCGTATCGTCAATGGGGTATGGATTGTGTGACGCGGTTTGAAGGTATGTTTGCCTTCGCTATTTGGGATGATGAGCAACATCAGCTTTTAATGGCACGTGACCGAATAGGGATTAAACCACTCTATTATGCTCCTATTGAAGGCGGTGTTCGTTTCGCCTCAAACACACAAGCTCTATTGGCAACGGATGGGATTGATACCAGTATCGATCCAGTCGGTTTGCATCACCAGTTGACCTTACATGCGGTGATTCCCGCTCCTAATACCATCTTGAAAGGGATTAAAAAACTTGAACCCGGGCATTGGTTGATCGTAAATCCAGATGGGCAAATGTACAAAAAACGTTATTGGCATTTAGAGGCGAAGCGCCCAGAACGCTTAAATGATTTGCCAGCACCGAAAACGGATAAAGAGTGGATTGATGCAGTGCATGCCTCTCTTAAAGAAGCGGTACACAAACGTTTAACCGCCTCTGATGTGCCTGTTGGGGTTTTGCTTTCGGGCGGTTTGGATTCAAGCTTGGTGGTGGCGATGCTCGCCGAAGCGGGCGTGAAAAATATTAAAACCTTCTCTATCGGCTTTGAAGACGCTCCTGAAGAGAAGGGTAATGAGTTTGAGTTTTCAGATTTGGTGGTTGAACGTTACCAAACCGACCATAAAAAATATCTGATATCCAATGATGAGGTTTTACCGCGATTGCATGAAGCGGTTGAGGCGATGTCCGAACCGATGGTTGGGCAAGATGCCGTGGCTTTTTACCTGCTTTCTGAGCAGGTTTCGCAAGATGTTAAGGTTGTTATGTCTGGCCAGGGGGCGGATGAAGTCTTCGGCGGTTATTTTTGGTATGCAAAAATGGCTGAAGCTGGAAAAAACATCGATTTGAAAAGTCCTCAACAGGCGGTTTCGGCTTTTGCCCCTTTTTATTTTGACCGTTCTCATCAAGAGTGGCTTGAAGTCGTCAATCCGGAATATCATTTACATGATGTGACTTCAGATTATGTGGGGGATTGTTTAACTGAAGAGGGTGCGGAGACCTTTTTAGATCAGGTGTTACGTTTTGATGTGACCACTTTGATTGTGGATGACCCGGTTAAACGAGTCGATAATATGACCATGGCTTGGGGGCTCGAGGCGCGAGTTCCCTTTTTGGACCATAAATTGGTGGAAGTGGCGATGGCCGCTCCGGATAACCTTAAGCTACTCAATGATGGTAAGCATATTTTAAAAGAGATTGGTCGAGGCATTGTGCCGGATGAAATTATCGATCGTCCAAAAGTCGCGTTTCCCATGCCGGCTTTAAAATATGTTCGTGGTGAGTTTTTTGAGTATATGAAAACTCTGCTGACCTCACCGCAGGCTCAAAAGCGCGGTATCTTCAATCAGAAAAAGTTGGCTGAATTATTGGCAAACCCGGAAGCTCCACAAGCTTTCACGGCGATACAGGGCAGTAAATTGTGGCACGCAGCTTTATTGGAGTTTTGGTTACAAAAACATGTGGATAAAACGATTTAA
- the argA gene encoding amino-acid N-acetyltransferase, whose translation MQQSELDFINTLRQSSRYIEQHRGKTCVVYLPGEFIACKESVSQLSQDIGLLYNLGLKIVLVMGASTQLDDAFTNAGIDWQLHHQFRITPTELIPVFQQTIGLLRSQLEANFSQANCQQPNPPTLVSGNWVIAQPKGVINGIDFQHTGKLRKIRHQAISDCLDSGQVALLTPIAYSLTGEVFNLNTLEQACHMASAIKADKLMIYGSEAQLVNLPKQLSIPQMNMIMENAANDEQSRLLAQVAQTNFKVKRVHLMDQNNPSALLLELFSRDGSGTLIFSDRYHQLRPANIEDVGGILALIEPLEQEGILVKRSRERLELEIDNFVVIERDQLIVGCAALYPNDEQMSELACLAVHSDYQGQELGEELLKAIEIKAQKQAANKLFLLTTHTHHWFIEHGFHLADISVLPQKKQSLYNFQRQSKVLVKTL comes from the coding sequence ATGCAGCAATCTGAATTAGATTTTATTAATACATTAAGACAATCGTCCCGTTACATTGAACAACATCGTGGAAAAACCTGTGTTGTCTATCTGCCGGGAGAGTTCATTGCATGTAAAGAATCTGTTTCCCAGTTATCTCAAGACATTGGCTTGCTGTATAATTTAGGCCTAAAAATCGTATTGGTGATGGGGGCTTCAACCCAACTTGATGACGCCTTTACCAATGCGGGAATCGATTGGCAACTACATCATCAATTTAGAATCACGCCGACCGAACTCATCCCTGTTTTTCAACAAACCATTGGATTGTTACGTAGTCAATTGGAAGCAAATTTTAGCCAAGCCAATTGCCAACAGCCTAATCCTCCCACCTTAGTTTCCGGCAACTGGGTCATTGCCCAGCCAAAAGGTGTGATCAATGGCATTGACTTTCAACATACCGGTAAATTAAGGAAAATCAGACATCAAGCGATTTCCGACTGTTTGGACTCTGGTCAGGTGGCATTACTCACTCCGATAGCCTACTCCTTAACCGGTGAAGTTTTCAACCTAAATACCTTGGAACAAGCTTGCCATATGGCAAGTGCGATTAAAGCCGATAAATTGATGATTTACGGCTCTGAAGCACAACTTGTTAATCTACCCAAGCAGCTTAGCATTCCACAAATGAACATGATTATGGAAAATGCGGCGAATGATGAACAATCCAGACTTTTGGCTCAAGTTGCGCAAACCAACTTCAAAGTAAAACGTGTGCATCTGATGGACCAAAATAATCCAAGCGCCCTTTTACTTGAGCTATTTTCACGAGATGGTTCAGGAACACTGATTTTTAGTGACCGCTATCACCAATTACGTCCTGCAAACATTGAAGATGTAGGAGGAATTCTTGCACTAATAGAACCGCTTGAACAGGAAGGTATCTTGGTCAAACGCTCGCGGGAAAGATTAGAGCTAGAAATTGATAATTTCGTGGTGATAGAAAGAGATCAGCTCATCGTGGGTTGCGCGGCGCTGTATCCTAACGATGAACAAATGTCTGAACTAGCCTGTTTAGCCGTTCATTCAGACTACCAAGGTCAAGAACTCGGTGAAGAATTATTGAAAGCCATTGAAATAAAGGCTCAGAAGCAAGCGGCTAATAAACTGTTCCTTCTTACCACTCACACTCACCACTGGTTTATTGAACATGGCTTTCATCTTGCCGACATTTCAGTATTGCCACAAAAGAAACAATCCTTATATAACTTTCAACGACAATCCAAAGTGCTTGTCAAAACGCTGTAA
- a CDS encoding TerB family tellurite resistance protein, translated as MFANKLTQAQRQVVFDLAANLAAADNDVSEEEVQYLKSFSSAYGIEYDLDKGDINIDDAITVLDSKASRIITLQELIKLSYKDGHFGKEEQDKVFLIAQKIGLNDPELIMRIEKWVREGFDWVYEGEQMLGDN; from the coding sequence ATGTTTGCAAATAAACTTACTCAGGCACAGCGTCAAGTTGTGTTTGATTTGGCGGCTAATTTGGCTGCAGCTGATAATGATGTCTCTGAAGAAGAGGTTCAGTATTTAAAATCATTCAGCAGTGCCTACGGTATTGAGTATGACCTAGATAAAGGCGATATCAATATCGATGACGCCATTACTGTATTGGATTCCAAGGCATCAAGAATCATCACTTTACAAGAGTTGATTAAGCTTTCTTATAAAGATGGTCACTTTGGAAAAGAAGAGCAAGACAAGGTGTTCCTAATCGCACAGAAAATAGGTTTGAATGATCCTGAGCTTATTATGCGCATTGAAAAATGGGTGCGTGAAGGTTTTGATTGGGTTTATGAAGGTGAACAAATGTTGGGCGATAACTGA
- a CDS encoding DUF1749 domain-containing protein: MTSINTLKNLFTSICLVAFLVGYASLSRAETITHLIKPLNIEAEANYEKGDENKPVVLIIHGFLTTNNFHTVTAMTKGIRDEGYSILAPTLTLDISKRKGSLKCNSIHTHTLEKDIIEIKSWIDWLKAQGHKNIVIVGHSSGSQEILEYLNQYQDPAVTAAVFTSLFYLKGKELGTLDNEIVFANDLIAKKEDRPHKYSFLFCKNNYLATPNSFISYMKLDRQYVLNSLKNLKIPNFTIMGSADKRYLTVGENWLTELEETGTDLFIVKGANHFFSSEHEFDLQDHIIDILKQLSAGQD, encoded by the coding sequence ATGACAAGCATAAACACATTAAAAAATCTGTTTACATCAATCTGCCTAGTAGCTTTTTTAGTTGGTTATGCAAGCCTATCTCGCGCTGAAACAATCACTCACTTAATAAAACCTTTGAATATCGAAGCCGAAGCAAACTATGAAAAAGGGGATGAGAACAAGCCCGTAGTACTGATTATTCATGGCTTTCTGACAACCAACAATTTCCATACCGTTACCGCGATGACGAAGGGTATCCGCGATGAAGGTTATTCAATTTTAGCACCGACATTGACCCTCGATATCAGCAAAAGAAAAGGGTCGTTGAAATGCAATTCAATCCATACCCACACCCTAGAAAAAGATATTATCGAAATAAAAAGCTGGATTGACTGGTTAAAAGCCCAAGGCCATAAAAACATCGTTATCGTAGGCCACTCCAGCGGCAGCCAAGAAATATTAGAGTATCTAAACCAATACCAAGACCCGGCCGTTACCGCCGCCGTCTTTACCAGCCTTTTCTACTTAAAAGGTAAGGAGTTAGGTACATTAGATAATGAAATTGTGTTTGCCAACGACTTAATCGCTAAAAAAGAAGACCGTCCCCATAAGTACAGCTTTCTGTTCTGCAAAAACAATTACTTGGCAACACCGAACAGCTTCATCTCTTACATGAAGCTTGATCGACAGTATGTACTTAATAGTTTGAAAAACCTAAAAATACCAAACTTCACCATCATGGGGAGTGCAGATAAACGTTATTTAACAGTCGGTGAAAACTGGCTTACCGAGCTTGAGGAAACCGGTACAGATTTATTTATCGTAAAGGGTGCAAACCACTTTTTTTCGAGCGAGCATGAGTTTGATCTTCAGGATCATATCATCGATATTCTAAAACAATTATCTGCTGGACAGGATTAA
- a CDS encoding bifunctional diguanylate cyclase/phosphodiesterase produces the protein MKAPQFFVKSIRFYFGFFLILGTSLLLLVDLTLYNQGQNIRETVQKQSFIQAENEISKSFSATLNNLQKQAKNIADWDEVHQQFHDPSYYFFWHDERLKESGFFKPYYDNLELYKADKTLLTPASPGEKRHFFLPDAIVDTRPTLVFHDNLEMHLNVYQEIKKRGSNTILGYVGISVDFLPLLLSNNTFYYVNKSSINFHGSDSIPYSEIMQHVNFQPVSNPVSDYLWQLIQDFIVELIVLMIIVSLFIYLIFNITIYKPLHIISNYLIRLKNAPKKIHPLPEESFFLSEFEELKNTIHDYHRDLLQTQNELDQRNHAVWEQARRDVLTNIYNRRAFDEAWNETVNNHRNFPTPTAFMLFDCDYFKALNDTYGHEVGDDVIKLSAVTIQQSLPIDCPAYRIGGDEFAIILKGRTPEETVKIAHHCLNALQEAPFNSIGVKEKLSFSVGVSSTLDDLTNEITNLPRQADMAMYKAKQSLKEKVQCYHRSLDNESLSLVSSNIVNTVVEAIHSGQYIQMHYQPIQSLTDNQIYYESLIRIKKNGDIIYPNDIFSVVDRRRLEIELDEQVIKHIHLALQNNQIPKATGLSINISGKTLLQPKFTELFEPIIPFLKDYKIVIEVTENSLIDHMDYAKKVLNSLRKKGFLIALDDFGSGYSSIRYLAHMPVDIIKFDMSMTDALMENDTKTQNIIKKTAEMILNAGYDLVMEGIETEEMLEIVKQAGATHIQGYLIGKPSATPKHH, from the coding sequence TTGAAAGCCCCACAATTCTTTGTCAAATCGATTCGATTCTATTTCGGTTTTTTCCTGATTTTAGGTACTTCTCTGCTTCTTCTTGTAGACTTGACACTCTACAACCAAGGACAAAACATCAGGGAAACCGTTCAAAAACAATCATTCATTCAAGCCGAGAATGAAATTTCCAAATCTTTTTCAGCAACGTTGAACAATCTACAAAAACAAGCCAAAAATATCGCTGATTGGGATGAGGTTCACCAACAATTCCATGATCCGAGTTACTATTTTTTTTGGCATGATGAACGTTTGAAAGAGAGTGGGTTTTTTAAACCTTACTATGACAATTTGGAGCTTTATAAAGCCGATAAAACTTTATTAACCCCCGCCTCTCCTGGTGAGAAACGGCACTTTTTCCTTCCTGATGCCATTGTGGATACCCGCCCTACTTTGGTTTTTCACGATAATCTTGAGATGCATTTGAATGTCTATCAAGAAATCAAAAAACGAGGCTCCAACACCATCTTGGGTTATGTTGGTATTTCTGTCGACTTTTTACCCTTGCTGTTAAGCAATAACACTTTCTATTATGTCAATAAATCTAGCATCAATTTTCATGGTAGCGATTCGATCCCCTACTCTGAAATCATGCAACATGTTAACTTTCAACCCGTATCAAACCCGGTAAGTGATTACCTTTGGCAACTGATTCAAGACTTTATCGTTGAATTGATTGTCTTAATGATTATTGTCAGCCTGTTCATATACCTGATTTTCAATATCACAATCTATAAACCGCTACATATCATTTCCAACTATTTAATCCGCTTGAAAAATGCGCCAAAGAAAATACATCCGCTACCTGAAGAAAGCTTCTTTCTTTCCGAATTCGAAGAATTAAAGAACACAATTCACGATTATCATCGGGATTTACTGCAAACCCAAAATGAACTGGATCAACGAAACCATGCGGTTTGGGAACAAGCTCGCCGAGATGTTTTAACCAATATTTATAACCGCCGGGCGTTTGATGAAGCATGGAATGAAACCGTTAATAATCACAGAAATTTTCCTACTCCAACCGCTTTTATGCTGTTTGATTGCGACTACTTTAAAGCGCTCAATGATACCTACGGCCATGAAGTCGGTGACGATGTAATCAAACTTTCTGCAGTCACTATTCAACAAAGTTTACCCATTGATTGCCCCGCATATCGTATCGGAGGGGATGAATTCGCCATAATCCTAAAGGGTAGAACGCCTGAAGAGACCGTTAAGATTGCCCATCACTGCCTAAATGCCTTACAAGAAGCTCCTTTTAACAGCATTGGAGTCAAAGAAAAACTCTCCTTTAGCGTTGGAGTGAGTAGCACTTTAGATGATTTAACCAACGAAATCACCAACCTGCCTCGTCAAGCTGATATGGCTATGTATAAAGCCAAACAATCGCTTAAAGAGAAAGTTCAATGTTACCATCGAAGCCTCGATAATGAATCTCTATCTTTGGTATCAAGCAATATTGTTAACACTGTTGTAGAAGCGATTCACTCTGGTCAGTACATACAAATGCACTATCAACCAATCCAGTCACTTACCGACAATCAAATCTATTATGAATCACTGATCCGTATCAAAAAAAATGGCGACATAATTTATCCTAATGATATCTTTTCCGTCGTAGACCGCCGTAGACTTGAAATAGAACTTGACGAACAGGTAATCAAGCACATTCATCTTGCCTTGCAAAATAATCAAATACCTAAAGCGACAGGCTTATCAATCAACATTTCCGGAAAAACCTTACTGCAACCGAAATTCACCGAACTATTTGAACCGATAATCCCTTTTTTAAAGGATTATAAGATTGTGATTGAAGTCACAGAAAACAGCTTGATTGACCATATGGATTATGCCAAAAAGGTATTGAACTCCTTGCGCAAAAAAGGCTTTTTAATTGCTCTAGACGACTTTGGTAGTGGGTATTCTTCGATACGTTACCTGGCACACATGCCTGTCGATATTATCAAATTCGATATGAGCATGACCGATGCTCTTATGGAAAACGATACCAAGACACAGAACATCATTAAAAAGACGGCTGAAATGATACTTAACGCGGGATATGACTTAGTCATGGAAGGAATTGAGACTGAAGAGATGCTCGAGATTGTTAAACAAGCTGGTGCAACACATATTCAGGGGTATTTAATAGGCAAACCTTCAGCAACCCCTAAGCACCACTAA
- the coaE gene encoding dephospho-CoA kinase (Dephospho-CoA kinase (CoaE) performs the final step in coenzyme A biosynthesis.) has translation MTKVIALTGGIGSGKTTVSDFLKKQHIPVIDTDIIARQVVEPNSVGLKKIVDCFGAGILNNDGSLNRSLLRDKVFNDPQAKTALESILHPLIQFETRQQIQRYKKQLQPLIIVAIPLLIEIIQKTSTRPGYIDEIWVVDCPTETQIERATQRDNSNRTLIKKIISQQASRQQRLAYADRVIENNGTVEQLLVQTQKLINQQTNKSV, from the coding sequence ATGACAAAAGTAATAGCCCTTACTGGTGGCATTGGTTCAGGCAAAACCACCGTTTCGGATTTTTTGAAAAAGCAGCATATCCCAGTGATTGATACGGACATCATCGCCCGCCAAGTGGTCGAGCCAAACTCTGTTGGCCTCAAAAAGATTGTTGACTGCTTTGGAGCTGGCATACTAAATAACGATGGCAGTTTGAATCGAAGCTTATTACGCGATAAAGTCTTCAATGACCCTCAAGCCAAAACGGCCTTAGAATCGATATTACACCCATTGATTCAATTTGAAACACGTCAACAGATCCAACGTTATAAAAAGCAGCTACAACCTCTGATTATTGTCGCCATTCCGTTGTTAATCGAAATCATCCAAAAAACTTCTACCAGGCCTGGTTACATCGATGAAATTTGGGTAGTCGATTGTCCAACCGAGACTCAGATAGAACGTGCAACACAGCGTGACAACAGTAATCGAACTTTAATCAAAAAAATCATCAGCCAACAAGCTAGCCGACAGCAACGGTTAGCGTATGCCGATAGAGTGATTGAAAATAACGGAACAGTAGAGCAACTTTTAGTACAAACCCAAAAGCTAATAAACCAACAAACGAATAAATCAGTCTAG
- the grxD gene encoding Grx4 family monothiol glutaredoxin, which yields MENQDPIVKETLERIHSQVTNNPVVLYMKGTPQMPSCGFSSRAAQALAETEEKFAFVNILADATIFEHLPKYQDWPTFPQLYIDGELQGGCDITLELAESGELKKMMAEANAKHEAKQNA from the coding sequence ATGGAAAACCAAGATCCAATTGTGAAAGAAACATTAGAGCGTATTCATAGTCAAGTTACTAACAATCCTGTAGTGCTTTACATGAAAGGAACTCCACAAATGCCATCTTGTGGTTTTTCTAGTCGCGCAGCGCAAGCTTTAGCGGAAACAGAAGAGAAGTTCGCTTTTGTGAATATTTTAGCGGATGCAACTATTTTTGAGCACCTTCCAAAATACCAAGATTGGCCGACGTTCCCGCAGCTTTATATTGATGGTGAACTTCAAGGTGGTTGTGATATTACCCTTGAGTTGGCCGAATCTGGTGAACTGAAAAAAATGATGGCTGAAGCGAACGCCAAACATGAAGCGAAGCAAAACGCTTAA
- the ilvD gene encoding dihydroxy-acid dehydratase codes for MPEYRSKTSTHGRNMAGARALWRATGMGTEDFGKPIIAVANSFTQFVPGHVHLKDMGQLVARVIEEAGGVAKEFNTIAVDDGIAMGHDGMLYSLPSRDLIADSVEYMCNAHCADALVCISNCDKITPGMMMAAMRLNIPTIFVTGGPMESGKTVLGGEGIKLDLVDAMVMAADDSCSDSDVNEVEISACPTCGSCSGMFTANSMNCLAEALGIALPGNGTTLATHADRKNLFIEAGRRIVEITKQYYEQDDDRVLPRSIATYEAFQNAMALDVAMGGSTNTVLHLLAIAHEAKVEFTMQDMDEISRKVPCLVKVAPNSKTYHMEDVHRAGGIMRILGELERAGLINKDVHTVHASSMGAAIDLWDISRNEDEAIETFFRAAPGNVRTTEAFSQSKRWKTVDIDNENGCIRSVEHAYTQDGGLAVLRGNIALDGCIVKTAGVDESIFKFSGKAKIYESQDDAVAGILGNEVVAGDVVLIRYEGPKGGPGMQEMLYPTSYLKSKGLGKECALLTDGRFSGGTSGLSIGHCSPEAAEGGNIGLVKEGDIIEIDIPNRTINALVSDEEFEKRREEMEAKGASHAWKPEKPRQRKVSAALRAYGAMTTSAAFGAVRNVEQIERK; via the coding sequence ATGCCAGAATATCGTTCAAAAACCAGTACTCATGGTCGTAATATGGCCGGAGCCAGAGCCTTATGGCGTGCAACAGGAATGGGCACAGAAGATTTTGGTAAACCGATTATTGCGGTAGCGAACTCTTTTACTCAGTTTGTACCAGGTCATGTGCATCTTAAAGACATGGGGCAGCTTGTCGCAAGAGTTATCGAAGAAGCGGGTGGTGTTGCAAAGGAATTTAACACCATTGCTGTCGATGATGGAATTGCGATGGGGCATGATGGAATGCTTTATTCATTGCCTTCGCGTGATTTGATTGCCGATTCGGTTGAGTATATGTGTAATGCCCACTGCGCGGATGCCTTGGTTTGTATCTCTAACTGCGACAAAATCACTCCTGGTATGATGATGGCCGCAATGCGTCTAAATATCCCTACCATTTTTGTTACGGGTGGGCCGATGGAGTCAGGTAAGACCGTATTGGGTGGTGAAGGAATTAAGCTGGACTTGGTGGATGCGATGGTCATGGCCGCAGATGATTCATGTTCAGATAGTGATGTGAATGAAGTTGAGATTTCAGCTTGCCCAACTTGTGGTTCCTGTTCAGGGATGTTCACGGCAAACTCGATGAACTGTTTGGCTGAAGCTTTAGGTATTGCCTTGCCTGGTAATGGAACTACTCTGGCGACGCATGCTGATCGTAAGAATTTATTCATTGAAGCGGGTCGTCGTATTGTTGAAATTACCAAGCAGTATTATGAGCAAGACGATGATCGTGTATTACCTCGCTCAATCGCAACTTATGAAGCATTTCAGAACGCGATGGCTTTGGATGTGGCGATGGGTGGTTCTACCAACACCGTGTTGCATTTATTGGCCATTGCGCATGAGGCGAAAGTAGAGTTTACCATGCAAGACATGGATGAAATTTCACGTAAAGTTCCTTGCCTGGTGAAGGTGGCTCCCAACTCTAAAACCTATCATATGGAAGATGTTCACCGTGCCGGCGGCATTATGCGTATTTTAGGTGAGCTTGAGCGAGCAGGTTTGATTAATAAGGATGTTCATACTGTCCATGCTTCATCCATGGGGGCCGCAATCGATTTATGGGATATTAGCCGAAATGAAGATGAGGCAATTGAAACTTTCTTTAGAGCCGCACCAGGTAATGTAAGAACTACTGAAGCATTTAGTCAGTCCAAACGTTGGAAAACGGTCGATATTGATAATGAGAATGGTTGCATCCGTTCCGTTGAGCATGCTTATACCCAGGATGGCGGTTTAGCTGTATTGAGAGGGAACATTGCTTTGGATGGTTGTATTGTCAAAACAGCAGGTGTTGATGAATCGATCTTTAAGTTTTCTGGTAAAGCCAAAATCTATGAAAGTCAGGATGATGCAGTAGCGGGAATCTTAGGTAATGAAGTGGTTGCTGGTGATGTTGTGCTAATCCGTTATGAAGGCCCTAAAGGTGGCCCAGGTATGCAGGAAATGCTTTATCCTACCAGCTATCTAAAGTCTAAAGGGCTTGGTAAAGAGTGTGCGTTATTAACCGATGGTCGCTTCTCTGGTGGAACTTCGGGCTTGTCGATAGGTCACTGTTCTCCAGAAGCTGCGGAAGGTGGAAATATCGGTTTGGTGAAAGAAGGGGATATTATCGAAATCGATATTCCTAACCGTACAATCAATGCATTAGTTTCTGATGAAGAATTTGAAAAGCGTCGTGAAGAGATGGAAGCTAAAGGTGCTTCGCATGCTTGGAAGCCAGAAAAGCCTCGTCAGCGTAAAGTTTCGGCCGCTCTAAGGGCTTATGGCGCAATGACTACCAGTGCCGCTTTTGGTGCGGTGCGTAATGTCGAACAAATTGAACGTAAATAA
- the rnt gene encoding ribonuclease T encodes MSKVTQIKDRFRGFLPVVVDVETAGFNHLTDALLEMAVVTLKMDEHGILSRDQTYDKNILPFEGANLEESALKFIGMEDPYHPFRNAINEKRALTELFAPIQQQIKATGCTRAILVGHNAYFDLNFVQKAAERCKIKSPFHEFSTFDTVSLSGLAYGQTVLAKAAVCAGMDWDNQQAHSAVYDTEKTADLFCKIVNQWPIEANLIDNSDPN; translated from the coding sequence ATGAGTAAAGTAACTCAAATCAAAGACCGTTTTCGCGGTTTTTTACCTGTAGTAGTCGATGTCGAAACGGCCGGATTCAACCATCTTACCGACGCCCTTTTAGAGATGGCGGTGGTAACCTTAAAAATGGATGAACATGGCATTCTTTCCAGAGACCAGACCTATGATAAAAACATCTTGCCATTTGAAGGCGCTAATTTAGAAGAGAGTGCTTTAAAGTTTATCGGCATGGAAGACCCCTACCACCCCTTTAGGAACGCCATCAATGAAAAACGTGCCTTAACGGAACTATTCGCTCCTATTCAGCAACAAATCAAAGCAACGGGATGCACAAGAGCCATTTTGGTTGGCCATAATGCCTACTTCGATTTGAATTTTGTCCAAAAAGCCGCTGAACGGTGCAAGATAAAATCACCCTTCCATGAGTTTAGTACCTTTGATACCGTATCTTTATCGGGCCTAGCTTATGGACAAACCGTCTTAGCCAAAGCAGCGGTTTGCGCAGGAATGGATTGGGACAATCAGCAAGCCCATTCGGCCGTCTACGATACCGAGAAAACCGCCGATTTATTTTGTAAAATCGTAAATCAATGGCCTATTGAAGCAAATCTTATAGACAATTCAGATCCGAATTAA